A genomic stretch from Candidatus Kaelpia aquatica includes:
- a CDS encoding methylenetetrahydrofolate reductase has product MSELRESLKNGKYVITAEVAPPKGTDITEIRREADIYRDSVDAVNITDNQSSVMKASPLAIAKVLMESGVEPIYQITTRDRNRVAIQSELLGASILGIKNVLALTGDAIENGDHPQAKAVFDIDSVQLLDIISGLNKGVDSSGNKLNKPTDFFVGAASFPEADPFELEFVKTKKKIKAGARFLQSQAVYSVDKFKSFYEETKGLDVYILAGIIVLKSVKMAKYMNKHVSGVNVPKEIIAELKDAKDEAEKGIEIAARLIVELKQFSHGVHIMTLGKAESVPKILERANLI; this is encoded by the coding sequence ATGAGTGAATTAAGAGAATCTTTAAAAAATGGTAAGTATGTTATTACTGCTGAGGTAGCTCCGCCTAAGGGGACCGATATCACTGAGATAAGGAGAGAGGCAGATATTTATAGAGATTCCGTTGATGCGGTAAATATTACCGATAACCAGAGCTCTGTTATGAAGGCTTCGCCGCTTGCAATAGCGAAGGTTCTCATGGAGAGCGGAGTTGAGCCGATATATCAGATAACAACAAGAGATAGAAATAGAGTTGCAATACAATCTGAATTGCTTGGAGCTTCTATTTTAGGTATTAAGAATGTGCTTGCTCTTACAGGAGATGCAATTGAAAATGGGGATCATCCTCAGGCTAAAGCTGTCTTTGATATTGATTCTGTTCAGCTCCTAGATATAATATCCGGATTGAACAAGGGAGTCGATTCTTCAGGTAATAAACTTAATAAGCCTACAGATTTCTTTGTAGGAGCAGCCTCTTTTCCGGAGGCTGATCCTTTTGAACTTGAATTTGTTAAGACAAAGAAGAAGATCAAAGCGGGTGCTAGATTCTTGCAGTCTCAAGCTGTCTATAGCGTTGATAAGTTTAAGAGTTTTTATGAAGAGACAAAGGGTCTTGATGTCTATATTTTGGCAGGAATTATAGTCCTTAAGTCAGTTAAGATGGCAAAGTATATGAACAAGCATGTAAGCGGAGTCAATGTTCCCAAGGAGATAATAGCTGAACTTAAGGATGCTAAGGATGAGGCTGAAAAAGGTATCGAAATAGCAGCTAGATTAATCGTAGAATTAAAGCAATTTTCCCACGGTGTTCATATTATGACATTAGGTAAAGCAGAATCAGTTCCAAAAATATTGGAACGAGCTAATTTAATATAA
- a CDS encoding class II fructose-bisphosphate aldolase codes for MSELKMSIAGVRFEGGSLVIEDEGVLMAEGIDKLLESIIFEDDIKKKAGYAAVIWELAGQSGIYPASIHDLYKAIGRGEASGFTVPAMNLRTLTYDTARAVFRAAGKIDAAAFIFEIARSEMGYTGQRPLEYTAVCLAAAIKEGYKGCVFVQGDHFQVKLSDFQTNKEKALSEIKKFISESIQGGFYNIDIDASTLVDLSKEVLDEQQEHNCWVTSELTKYIRSQEIEGVTVSIGGEIGEVGSKNSTSEDLNAFMKGYLELLEGSCEGISKISIQTGTTHGGVVLPDGSVAEVKVDFDTLKELSEISKKSYEMAGAVQHGASTLPKEAFNKFPETAAAEIHLATQFQNIIYDNMPSDLKTEIYDWLKENFKSDWKEGQTEEQFLYKVRKQALGNFKQKIHCVDKNIKNDIASKLEEEFDFLFKQLNIKGTKEAVGKFIKPAAIKKQAKDLLPQEFVDANFDGAD; via the coding sequence ATGAGCGAGCTTAAAATGAGTATTGCTGGAGTTAGGTTTGAAGGCGGGAGTCTAGTTATTGAAGATGAAGGAGTTCTTATGGCAGAAGGCATTGATAAGTTGCTGGAGAGCATTATATTTGAAGATGATATTAAAAAGAAGGCAGGGTATGCTGCTGTAATCTGGGAATTAGCAGGACAGAGCGGTATCTACCCTGCTTCTATACATGATCTCTACAAGGCTATAGGTAGAGGTGAAGCTTCAGGATTTACAGTTCCGGCTATGAATCTGCGCACATTAACATATGATACTGCCAGAGCGGTATTTCGCGCAGCTGGAAAGATAGACGCAGCTGCTTTTATATTTGAAATTGCAAGATCTGAGATGGGCTATACAGGGCAGCGTCCGCTGGAGTATACCGCAGTCTGTCTTGCCGCAGCTATTAAAGAAGGTTATAAAGGTTGCGTTTTTGTACAAGGGGACCATTTCCAAGTTAAGCTGAGCGATTTTCAGACAAACAAAGAGAAAGCTTTGTCTGAGATAAAGAAGTTTATAAGTGAATCAATACAGGGAGGTTTTTACAATATAGATATAGACGCATCGACGCTTGTAGATCTCTCCAAAGAGGTGCTCGATGAGCAGCAGGAACATAATTGCTGGGTTACATCTGAACTAACTAAATATATCAGATCTCAGGAGATAGAGGGTGTAACGGTCTCTATAGGCGGGGAGATAGGTGAGGTTGGAAGCAAGAACTCAACTTCTGAAGATTTAAATGCATTTATGAAGGGATACTTAGAGCTTTTAGAAGGAAGCTGTGAGGGGATAAGCAAGATTAGTATTCAGACTGGAACTACGCATGGCGGTGTTGTTCTTCCTGACGGTAGCGTTGCTGAAGTCAAAGTAGACTTTGACACCCTTAAAGAGTTATCTGAAATTTCAAAGAAGAGTTATGAGATGGCAGGTGCTGTTCAACATGGCGCATCCACCTTACCTAAAGAGGCTTTCAATAAATTCCCCGAGACAGCTGCCGCAGAGATACATTTAGCTACACAGTTTCAGAATATTATCTATGACAATATGCCTTCTGATTTAAAGACCGAGATCTATGATTGGTTGAAAGAGAATTTCAAGTCTGATTGGAAGGAAGGCCAGACAGAAGAGCAGTTCTTGTACAAAGTTAGAAAGCAGGCTCTGGGTAATTTTAAACAGAAGATACATTGTGTTGATAAAAATATAAAAAATGATATTGCATCAAAACTTGAAGAAGAGTTTGATTTTCTTTTTAAACAGCTCAATATCAAAGGTACAAAAGAGGCAGTAGGTAAGTTCATTAAGCCGGCGGCTATTAAGAAGCAGGCCAAAGACTTATTGCCTCAGGAGTTTGTCGACGCCAATTTTGATGGGGCTGATTAA
- a CDS encoding DUF3536 domain-containing protein, which yields MSKFFVLHGHFYQPPREDPWWMNLSRQDSAYPSHDWNERIYWECYLPNATARIFDRDGKVIQIKNNYSYINFDFGPTLLLWLRDKHPRFIDFIKTADLESREMNNGHGNAIAQPYNHMIMPLADDKDKDTQLCWGLKFFEHIFGRASEGIWLPETACNYDTLKYLKKYNIKYVILAPNQVSKIRKLNQKQWQDVSDGSVNIGVPYRIFLGQDKTEFIDCFFYQGDISHAISFQHIMHSAQSCAKRISSSYGTGNLVSIATDGETFGHHHPFSEMCLAYLMKYELPSEGIETLNYGSFLEKNPPEYEALIKEGEDGLGTSWSCSHGVGRWHDDCGCRTVDRPGWNQSWRKPLRDALDWLRGEIDKIFIDQGKEVLNDPWEARNDFIQVIIEPSDKVVSEFIDKHCKDRKRSPQAFRLLEMEHMRMLYYTSCGWFFDEISGIEPVQNLRYAARAMQLAKEASGVDLEQGFLEKLQLAKSNLEELGNGRVVYERFVKPQIQGWDNYLSSYLIKSSFFNDEGGFYKFKIEKRNEQKITQGDDELEFGRIAIKDRISLGESEKIYILLKTRGGERECFLRDFEEGVYKEIEERFQDGVWISDKKRLKEMFSRFFPDGCYKVKDIYPGEQERILEHIFRAKKDSIFNVLGDIWDNNVELMEEYRDIGLLLPYEMHLLGASIVHNQIKESLLLFKSSRDFKAIEDLKRLFLKIDKMRLEMDMDAVSIMVAEIASEISEEILVDPLSGNVTILRRFHQEMLNLKIDYYRYIVQNNIATIIRSNFELTPELKELASVYDINWERLDKD from the coding sequence ATGAGTAAATTTTTTGTCCTTCACGGACATTTTTATCAGCCTCCTAGAGAAGATCCTTGGTGGATGAATCTATCCCGCCAGGACTCTGCTTATCCCAGCCATGATTGGAATGAGAGGATCTACTGGGAGTGCTATCTCCCCAATGCAACCGCTAGGATTTTTGATAGAGATGGCAAGGTAATCCAGATAAAAAATAATTATTCCTACATAAATTTTGATTTTGGACCTACTTTACTTCTTTGGTTAAGAGATAAGCATCCTCGATTTATAGATTTTATTAAAACGGCTGACCTAGAGAGCAGAGAGATGAACAACGGCCATGGCAATGCCATAGCTCAGCCTTACAATCATATGATTATGCCTTTGGCTGATGATAAAGACAAGGATACTCAGCTTTGTTGGGGGCTGAAATTTTTTGAGCATATCTTTGGCCGTGCAAGCGAGGGAATTTGGCTGCCGGAGACAGCTTGCAACTATGATACGCTTAAATATCTTAAAAAATATAATATTAAATATGTAATCTTAGCTCCTAATCAAGTGAGTAAAATCAGAAAGTTAAATCAGAAGCAGTGGCAGGATGTTTCAGATGGCTCTGTCAATATAGGGGTGCCTTATAGGATATTTTTAGGACAGGATAAGACCGAATTTATAGATTGTTTCTTCTATCAAGGTGATATCTCTCATGCAATATCTTTTCAGCATATAATGCATAGCGCTCAATCTTGTGCTAAGAGGATCTCATCTTCTTATGGCACAGGCAATCTGGTCTCTATTGCAACAGATGGAGAGACTTTTGGGCATCACCATCCTTTTAGCGAGATGTGTCTTGCTTATCTTATGAAATATGAATTACCTTCAGAAGGGATTGAGACTCTTAATTACGGAAGTTTTTTAGAGAAAAACCCTCCGGAATATGAAGCTTTAATAAAAGAAGGGGAAGATGGGCTGGGCACTTCCTGGAGTTGTTCTCATGGCGTTGGACGCTGGCATGATGATTGTGGATGCAGAACAGTTGATAGGCCTGGGTGGAATCAGAGCTGGAGAAAACCTCTAAGAGACGCCTTAGATTGGCTTAGAGGCGAGATAGATAAGATATTCATCGATCAAGGCAAAGAGGTTTTAAATGATCCTTGGGAAGCTAGAAATGATTTTATTCAAGTAATTATAGAGCCTTCTGATAAGGTTGTATCTGAGTTCATAGATAAACATTGTAAAGATAGAAAGAGATCACCTCAGGCCTTCAGGCTGCTTGAGATGGAACATATGAGGATGCTTTACTATACAAGCTGTGGCTGGTTTTTTGATGAGATATCCGGTATTGAGCCTGTGCAGAACTTACGATATGCAGCTAGAGCGATGCAGTTAGCCAAAGAGGCCTCAGGTGTTGATTTGGAGCAAGGCTTTTTAGAGAAGCTGCAGTTAGCCAAGAGCAACTTAGAGGAGCTCGGTAATGGCAGGGTTGTCTATGAGAGGTTTGTGAAGCCCCAAATTCAGGGTTGGGATAATTATCTATCCAGCTATCTTATAAAGAGCTCTTTTTTTAACGATGAAGGCGGCTTTTATAAGTTTAAGATAGAGAAGCGTAATGAGCAGAAGATTACCCAAGGGGATGATGAGTTGGAGTTTGGACGCATTGCTATAAAAGATAGAATCTCTCTGGGTGAGTCTGAGAAGATATATATATTGCTTAAGACTAGAGGCGGGGAGAGAGAATGTTTTTTAAGAGATTTTGAAGAAGGGGTATATAAAGAGATAGAAGAGAGATTTCAAGATGGGGTCTGGATATCAGATAAGAAGAGGTTGAAAGAGATGTTCAGCCGTTTCTTTCCCGATGGCTGTTATAAGGTCAAAGATATCTATCCAGGAGAGCAGGAGAGAATATTAGAGCACATTTTTAGAGCCAAAAAAGACAGTATATTTAATGTATTGGGAGATATTTGGGATAATAATGTAGAGCTGATGGAAGAGTATAGAGATATAGGCTTATTGTTGCCCTATGAGATGCATCTTTTAGGGGCCAGCATTGTTCATAATCAGATTAAGGAGAGCCTACTTCTCTTTAAAAGCAGTCGTGATTTTAAAGCCATAGAAGACCTTAAGAGGTTATTTTTAAAGATAGATAAGATGCGTCTTGAGATGGACATGGATGCAGTTAGCATAATGGTTGCAGAGATAGCTTCTGAGATATCGGAAGAGATTTTAGTAGACCCTCTCTCAGGGAATGTGACCATATTAAGGAGATTTCATCAAGAGATGCTTAACTTAAAGATTGACTATTACAGATACATTGTACAAAATAATATAGCGACTATTATTAGAAGCAACTTCGAACTGACTCCCGAACTTAAAGAGTTGGCCAGTGTTTATGATATTAATTGGGAGAGGTTGGATAAGGATTAA